One window of Magallana gigas chromosome 2, xbMagGiga1.1, whole genome shotgun sequence genomic DNA carries:
- the LOC105319737 gene encoding MPN domain-containing protein, with amino-acid sequence MAQEAVDQKKDMDEEDEEDHDESMEDDEDLSEEDMEEDKQGSLAKAAITGRSVTLQMLISEKIIEPGPALLSLKYLGRRFIADLLPDGKIQMPGTKETFTSPSAWAIHCKKQVNPHKKSGCGWASVMYKERKLDIWKAAWFRKHRSSSPARNNPETSNSQSPRSPWSVREDANDSRPETNGKLSMTRLAEERLTEDSQSSGMPRPAHTSTPNQNGKTEAKRLHGETVGFQEEALNLSLKTPKSPPRRDSRNNSESESFTEKNNNHSERQCIKHASLKSRSQNIDPQTLVECESFKEMEKVQPFTVSIASNALLLMDFHCHLTTSEVVGYLGGRWNQKTQHLTIVSAFPCRCRLADSKKAPMIEEEIRQAISASGLILVGWYHSHPFSQASPSVKDIDCQMSYQLCMKGSGSNYFPCVGVIIAPYNRERTKKESACRMYMVMPPLDDQPSDYGIPMIVKYSLQKNLSVTEELLSEMKAVTDFYRGGPDWIKFRQSWQPTLTYLDKLKGSLVSKLPEDQMENGTFLEFVQHLILTK; translated from the exons ATGG CCCAGGAAGCAGTTGACCAGAAGAAAGATATGGATGAGGAGGATGAAGAAGATCACGATGAAAGCATGGAAGATGATGAGGATTTGTCAGAGGAGGATATGGAGGAAGACAAACAAGGGTCGCTAGCCAAGGCAGCCATCACTGGCCGCAGTGTCACATTACAGATGCTAATATCAGAGAAAATCATCGAACCTGGCCCAGCATTGCTCTCTCTCAAGTACCTG ggACGAAGGTTCATTGCTGACTTACTGCCTGATGGCAAAATTCAGATGCCTGGAACAAAAGAGACTTTTACTTCTCCCAGTGCCTGGGCCATTCACTGCAAGAAACAAGTCAACCCTCACAAAAAGTCAGGCTGTGGGTGGGCTTCT GTGATGTACAAAGAACGAAAGCTTGACATCTGGAAGGCAGCGTGGTTTCGTAAACACAGATCATCCAGTCCCGCACGTAATAATCCAGAGACTTCAAATTCCCAg TCTCCCAGGTCTCCATGGAGTGTACGGGAGGACGCAAATGATTCCCGCCCAGAAACAAACGGAAAACTGTCCATGACACGCTTGGCTGAGGAGAGACTGACGGAGGATTCTCAATCCTCTGGGATGCCCCGCCCCGCTCACACCAGTACACCCAATCAGAATGGAAAAACGGAGGCGAAACG GCTTCATGGTGAAACTGTTGGATTTCAAGAGGAGG CCCTGAATTTATCATTAAAGACACCCAAATCTCCTCCAAGAAGAGATTCTCGGAACAACTCTGAGTCTGAATCATTTACcgagaaaaataataaccaCAGCGAGAGACAGTGTATCAAACACGCCTCTCTAAAGTCTCGCAGTCAGAACAT TGATCCTCAGACCCTTGTTGAATGTGAATCTTTCAAGGAGATGGAGAAAGTTCAGCCTTTCACAGTATCTATTGCCAGCAATGCTCTGCTACTGATG GATTTCCATTGCCACCTGACTACAAGTGAAGTGGTGGGGTACCTCGGGGGGAGGTGGAACCAGAAGACACAGC ATTTAACCATTGTTAGTGCCTTTCCATGCAGATGTAGACTTGCCGATAGCAAGAAGGCACCCATGATTGAAGAAGAG ATCCGTCAAGCCATAAGTGCCTCAGGCCTGATTCTTGTGGGGTGGTACCACAGTCATCCCTTTTCTCAGGCCAGCCCCTCAGTCAAGGACATAGACTGTCAAATGTCCTACCAGCTGTGTATGAAGGGCTCCGGCTCCAACTACTTCCCCTGTGTAGGAGTCATCATTG CTCCTTACAACAGAGAGAGGACAAAAAAAGAATCAGCTTGCAGAATGTACATGGTCATGCCGCCTTTAGAT GATCAGCCCTCTGACTATGGCATTCCGATGATCGTGAAGTACTCCTTACAGAAAAATCTCTCCGTGACAGAGGAGCTACTCAGTGAAATG AAAGCTGTGACTGATTTTTATCGCGGTGGACCAGATTGGATAAAGTTTCGACAGTCTTGGCAGCCCACGCTTACTTACCTAGACAAATTAAAG GGTTCCCTGGTCTCTAAACTCCCTGAAGATCAGATGGAGAATGGAACATTTTTGGAATTTGTTCAGCATTTAATTCTAACAAAGTAA